A genomic region of Arachis hypogaea cultivar Tifrunner chromosome 5, arahy.Tifrunner.gnm2.J5K5, whole genome shotgun sequence contains the following coding sequences:
- the LOC112802122 gene encoding rac-like GTP-binding protein ARAC7 produces MMSASKFIKCVTVGDGAVGKTCMLICYTSNKFPTDYIPTVFDNFSANVAVDGSIVNLGLWDTAGQEDYSRLRPLSYRGADIFVLAFSLISRASYENVLKKWMPELRRFAPNVPVVLVGTKLDLREDRGYLADHMGSNVITSAEGEELRKQIGAAAYIECSSKTQQNVKAVFDTAIKVVLQPPRRKEMMTMKKRHRRSACSFVGIVCGGCAAY; encoded by the exons ATGATGAGTGCTTCAAAGTTCATTAAATGTGTCACAGTTGGTGATGGTGCTGTTGGCAAGACCTGCATGCTCATTTGCTACACCAGCAACAAGTTCCCCACT GATTACATACCTACAGTATTTGATAATTTTAGTGCCAATGTTGCTGTGGATGGAAGCATTGTTAATCTAGGGCTTTGGGACACTGCAG GGCAAGAAGACTATAGTAGGTTGAGGCCACTCAGTTACAGAGGAGCAGACATATTTGTGTTGGCATTCTCATTGATCAGCAGAGCAAGCTATGAAAATGTTCTCAAGAAG TGGATGCCTGAATTGCGTAGGTTTGCACCCAATGTTCCAGTTGTTCTTGTTGGTACAAAATTAG ATCTTCGTGAAGATCGGGGGTACCTAGCGGATCACATGGGATCTAATGTTATAACATCTGCTGAG GGGGAAGAATTGAGGAAACAAATAGGTGCAGCAGCTTACATTGAGTGCAGTTCCAAGACTCAACAG aATGTGAAAGCAGTTTTTGATACTGCAATTAAGGTTGTTCTTCAACCTCCAAGGAGGAAGGAGATGATGACAATGAAGAAAAGGCATAGAAGGTCTGCTTGCTCATTTGT AGGTATTGTGTGTGGAGGCTGTGCTGCTTATTAA
- the LOC112802121 gene encoding peroxiredoxin-2B: MAPIAVGDVIPDGTLAFLDNDNKPQSVSIHSLAKGKKVIIFGVPGAFTPTCSLKHVPGFIERAEELKGKGVDEIICISVNDPFVMKSWANTFPENKHVTFLADGSAKYTHDLGLELDLSDKGLGIRSKRFALLVEDLKVKVANIESGGEFTVSSAEEIIKAL, from the exons ATGGCTCCGATTGCAGTTGGAGATGTCATCCCAGACGGCACCTTGGCCTTCTTGGACAACGATAACAAGCCACAGTCTGTGTCCATTCACTCTCTTGCCAAGGGTAAAAAGGTCATTATCTTTGGTGTTCCCGGCGCCTTCACTCCCACTTGCAG CTTGAAGCATGTGCCTGGCTTCATTGAGAGAGCAGAGGAGCTGAAAGGAAAGGGTGTGGATGAAATCATCTGTATCAGTG TGAATGATCCCTTTGTGATGAAGTCATGGGCCAACACTTTCCCTGAGAACAAGCATGTGACATTTCTTGCTGATGGGTCAGCCAAATACACACATGATCTTGGGCTAGAGCTTGATCTCTCCGATAAGGGGCTTGGGATCCGGTCCAAGAGGTTTGCGCTGCTCGTTGAAGACCTCAAGGTGAAGGTTGCTAACATTGAGAGTGGTGGAGAGTTCACTGTGTCCAGTGCTGAAGAGATCATCAAGGCTCTTTAA